Genomic window (Caldinitratiruptor microaerophilus):
CTACCACTTTCCGTTTTCCGCTGACCGAGCTCGGCATCGAGCCGTCTCGGGTCCTCCACGGTGAGCAGGAGTTCGAGTACACGCGGCCGCTTCGGGCCGGCGACCGCCTCGTCTGCCGTACCCGGGTGGCGGACGTGTACGAGAGGACCGGACGGCTCGGCCGCATGACGTTCGTCGTGGTCACGACGGAGGGACGCGACGAGAAGGGCGCTCCGGTCTTCACCGCCCGCAGCACGCTGATCGTCCGGTAGGGGGGGCTTGGGGTGTACTTCGAGGACGTCCGGGTGGGCGACCCGCTGCCCACGATCGAGAAGCCTCCGGTCACGAAGGTACAGCTCGTCCAGTACGCCGGTGCATCCGGGGATTTCAATCCCATCCACACGGACGACGAGACCGCCCGCCGGGTGGGCCTGGACGGCGTGATCGCCCACGGCATGCTCAGCATGGGCTTCCTGGGCCAGCTCCTGACCACCTGGGCCGGGCCGGAGAGCGTGCGGCGTCTGAAGGTGCGCTTCCGGGAGATGGTGCGTCCCGGTGACGTGCTGACGCTCCACGGCACCGTGACGGGTGCCCGGCCGGACGGGGCCGGGGGGCTCGTCACCGTCGAGGTCTGGGCAGAGAACCAGCGGGGCGAGCGGGTCACCGTCGGTGAGGCGGAGGTGTTCCTTCCGAGCCGGACCCCTCGCGGAGCCGTGGCCGGGCGCTTTGCCGGCCGGGTCGCGCTGGTGACCGGTGCGGGAAGAGGCATCGGCGCCGCGGTCGCGCGGAAGTTCGCGCTGGAGGGCGCTGCCGTGGTGGTGAGCGACCTCGACCGGGAGCCTGCCGAGGAGGTCGCCGCCGGGATCACGGCGGAAGGGGGGCGGGCACTGGCCATCGCCTGCGACGTGACGGACCGCGCGCAGGTGGAGGCGATGGTGGAGCGCACCCTCGCCGAGTTCGGCCGCCTCGACATTCTCGTCACCTGTGCCGGGATCATCCGCGACAACCTCATCCACAAGATGACGGACGCCGACTGGGACGCGGTGATCGACACCCACCTCAAGGGCACGTTTCTGTGCTGTCAGGCCGCCCAGCGCCACATGGTCCCGCAGCGATACGGCAAGATCGTGGTGCTGTCGTCGACGTCCGCCCTGGGGAACCGCGGCCAGGCGAACTACTCCGCCGCCAAGGCCGGGCTGCAAGGGTTCGCACGGACGCTGGCCATCGAACTCGGACCGTTCAACATCAACGTGAACGCCGTGGCACCGGGCTTCGTCGAGACCCGGATGACCCGGGCGGTGGCCGAGCGGATCGGCGTGGACTACGAGGAACTCAAGCGGCAGGCCGCCGAAGCCACCCCCCTGCGCCGGGTGGGCCAGCCGGAGGACATCGCCAACGTGATCGCCTTTCTTTGCAGCGACGAGGCCAGCTACGTCACGGGCCAGACCATTTACGTTCGCGGCGGTCCGTGAGTGCCTGCGCCCGAGCGCTGTGAACCGGTGAGGAGCCGACAGGGGTGGGAGAACGCGTGGATGAGGCGGTGATCGTCAGCGGGGCCCGGACCGCCGTCGCGCGGGAGAACGGGGCGCTCCGGGACCTCGCCCCGCACCAGTTCGGGGCGCACGTGGTGAAGGCCGCGCTGGCGCGGGCGGGCGTGGACGGCCGCGAGGTGGACGAGGTCCTTTTCGGGAACGTCATGGCCGGGGGCGGCAACATCGCCCGGTTGACGGCGCTCGAGGCCGGCCTGCCGTTCGAGGTGCCGGCCATGACCGTGGACCGGCAGTGCGGGAGCGGTCTTCAGGCCATCTGCACGGCCGCGCAGGGCATCCGGCTCGGGGAGTGGCGGATCGTCATCGCCGGCGGGACGGAGAGCATGACTCGGGCGCCCTACCTTCTCGAGCGCCCGGCGGCGCCGTACTCCCGGGTTCCGCCCCGTTTCGTCCGGCC
Coding sequences:
- a CDS encoding beta-ketoacyl-ACP reductase; the encoded protein is MAGRFAGRVALVTGAGRGIGAAVARKFALEGAAVVVSDLDREPAEEVAAGITAEGGRALAIACDVTDRAQVEAMVERTLAEFGRLDILVTCAGIIRDNLIHKMTDADWDAVIDTHLKGTFLCCQAAQRHMVPQRYGKIVVLSSTSALGNRGQANYSAAKAGLQGFARTLAIELGPFNINVNAVAPGFVETRMTRAVAERIGVDYEELKRQAAEATPLRRVGQPEDIANVIAFLCSDEASYVTGQTIYVRGGP
- a CDS encoding MaoC family dehydratase N-terminal domain-containing protein is translated as MSVDRSMVGRELEPVLVEVERGAIRRFAEALGDPNPVYREGRVAPPTFPTTFRFPLTELGIEPSRVLHGEQEFEYTRPLRAGDRLVCRTRVADVYERTGRLGRMTFVVVTTEGRDEKGAPVFTARSTLIVR